A region of the Candidatus Pelagibacter ubique HTCC1062 genome:
TCATGGGTACACCATTTTTTGCTGTACCAATTTTAAAATCTTTATATGAAAAAAATTATATAATACCTGCTGTATATACACAGCCACCAAAAAAATCTCAAAGAGGTCAAAAAATAAATAAGTCGCCAATACAAATTGTAGCAGAAGATTATAATATAGATTGTAGAACACCAGACACATTAAAAACAAATAAAGAAGAATATGAATATTTAAAACAACTAGATTTAGATTTAGTAATTGTTGTGGCCTATGGTCAAATAATACCCAAAGAATATTTAAATCTTGCCAAAAAAGGTTTTATAAATATTCACGCCTCCCTTTTGCCAAAGTGGAGAGGTGCTGCACCCATTCAAAGGTCTATTATGAATTTAGAGAAAGAAACAGGAATTAGTATTATGAAAATAGGAGAAAAACTTGATACTGGTCCAGTTGGCAATATTTATAGAATAAAAATTAAAGATAGTGATAATGCAGAAACAATATCAACTAAACTTTCAATTTTAGCTTCAGAAAAAATCATAGAAAATGTAGAAAATATATTTGAAGATAAATTAACATTTAAAGAACAAGATGATACAAGCGCAACCTATGCTTCTAAAATTGAAAAATCAGAGGGTGAAATTAAGTGGAATGATAATGCAGAAAGTATTATTGGAAAAATAAACGGATTATACCCAAGCCCTGGGGCCTTTTTTATTTTTAAAGATGAAAGATACAAAATTTTAAAAGCAGAATTAGGAAATAAAAGTGGTGAGATAGGCGAAGTAATGTCCAATGATTTAGAAATTAGCTGCGGTAACCAAAAATCTATCAAAATTATTGAAATTCAAAGACAAGGAAAAA
Encoded here:
- the fmt gene encoding methionyl-tRNA formyltransferase; translated protein: MTKKIVFMGTPFFAVPILKSLYEKNYIIPAVYTQPPKKSQRGQKINKSPIQIVAEDYNIDCRTPDTLKTNKEEYEYLKQLDLDLVIVVAYGQIIPKEYLNLAKKGFINIHASLLPKWRGAAPIQRSIMNLEKETGISIMKIGEKLDTGPVGNIYRIKIKDSDNAETISTKLSILASEKIIENVENIFEDKLTFKEQDDTSATYASKIEKSEGEIKWNDNAESIIGKINGLYPSPGAFFIFKDERYKILKAELGNKSGEIGEVMSNDLEISCGNQKSIKIIEIQRQGKKPQNINEFVLGSQIIKGSRITNV